Genomic segment of Bacteroidota bacterium:
ATTACAATGGTTGAAAGATCCGAATAGTGATGGATGGTATGAGGGTTTCCGGGAAAAATTGTTTTTGCATATTAAAGAATTTCCGGAAAATGAAGCGAAGGATATTGTTGCGTATATTCAGAATTATTGTGTAAAAAGAATTAATCAGGGAAGAAATGAATTTTTAAAGGAGTGGTTTGAGATAGCACAATTTATGTTGCCTTTGAATTTATTAAACGACAATAAATATATTTCGGAGTGGACCTATAAAAATATTATAACGGTTGGTGTGCGCTTACACGCATTTGAATGGACAGAAAATTTTATTCACGGATATTATAACAAACTTGCACCGGAACAGCGCGATAATGCCTATCAATATAATCTTGCTGTTTATTATTATGAGAAACAGGATTTTGATAAAGCCATGCAATTATTAAATCGTGTAAATTTTACCGATCCGAATTATTATCTGGATGCAAAAAGTATTTTGTTAAAAATATTTTACGATCATCAGGAATTCGAAGCATTATTATCGCTGAAAGATACCGTGAAAATTTATTTGCTGCGCGATAAACAATTGAGTAAAAGTCAGCGTGCTTTGTATAAAAATTTATTCAACAACACGATCAAACTCTACAAACTGCGCATAAATAAGGGCATGGTAAATGAAGAAAAATGGGCTAAATTATTTACTGCCTTGCGCCAGGAGGTAGACTCCACAACCATTTTGGCCAATAAACAATGGCTGCAATTAAAGATAGCGGAAGTTACGGAAATGCGTTGATCAGAGGTCGCGTTTTTTGATGATGAGCCAGGTGCAAAGGCAAAATATAACAGCATACCCAAACCCTACTCCCAATGCGAGTGCTGTTGGTGCGGCAGCCGGTGCATCCATGCCTCCACTCATAACATGGTCGATCGGAAACGGAACAAGTTTTAAAAAGTAAGTTGCTACAGGCATATAATCTCCGAATCCATCTGGAAAAATTGCTTCGCGCAGAATTACATCTATAGGAAATAAAAAGAGAAGGAAAATTATAACGGCAAGTCCGGTTCTTTTAAACAGTGTTCCAAATAAAAATCCCATCGACATTAATCCCAGTGATTGTACAAAATAGGCAATAACAAATCCGCTGTGTCCAAACATATCCGATCTTGTTTCCGGTGTGGAATAAATTGTTCCGGCAACCAATCCGCTTAAAAATAAAATGAGGGTAGATATTACAGAAAGTAAAACAACCAATAATATCTTACCTACTACGGTTTCTTTGCGCTGCAATCCATCAATTACGTTTTGGCGAAGTGTGCGATAGGTATATTCATTTCCTGTGACAAATATTACCAATATTGCAAGAATGATATTAAAATAACAGGCATATAAAGTATAGTAATTCCAAATATTGGGAAATCCTAAAACTTTATCGGAGGTTAAACCTTCGTTCTCACTTCCACCGAGATTTTTTCCTGCAAGTAAAACAAGCACCATTAATAATAAATATATAATAAACAGAATTTTAAAGGTTCTGTACGGAAGTAATTTCGATAATTCAATTTGTAATAATCGTAACATAGATATTATTCGGCGGTTAATTCTAAAAATTGTTCTTCAAGACGTTTTTTGCGGGCATTTAAATGACTCACTGCAATATTATTATCGTGCAGATATTTATTTAATGCAGCAGGAGAAAAATCGGAAGCAACATTTAATACCACAATATTATTTTCGCGGTTTAATTTATTGATACCGCGATAATTATTGAGAGAGGAAATTAATAACTCCATATTTTCTGCAGATATCTCCAATTGATCTTCTCCTTTAATTAGTTGCGCAACCGATCCTTCGGCGAGTAGATTACCTTTTTTAATTACGCTGACGTGCGTACAAACCTTTTCCACTTCATCGAGTATATGACTTGCAATAATGATGGTTCTTCCGCCGGCGGATTGTTTTGTAATAAAATCGCGCACCTCGGCAATTCCCTGAGGGTCGAGACCATTTGTGGGCTCATCCAAAACCAATACATCGGGATTTCCCAATAATGCAGAAGCAAGAGCAAGTCGCTGGCGCATACCCAAAGAATAAGTTTTAGCGGCACTTTTTTTCCTGTCGAGCAGGTTTACTGAACTCAAAACCCCTTCAATTTCACTTTCATCCACACCTTTTATCCTTGCAACAACACGTAAGTTTTGTTCTCCGGACAAGTAAGGATAAAAATTGGGTTGTTCTAATAAAGCGCCGATTCTATGTCGGTTCTCATCCTTATTCCCATTGTCGAACCAGGAAAAATTACCCGAACTCGGGTGAATTATTCCGAGCAACATGCCAAGTGTGGTGGTCTTTCCGCTTCCGTTTGGTCCAAGTATACCGTAAACGGCACCTTTTTCAACCCGCAGATTCAATCCATTCACCGCCTTTATAGGGCCATAATGTTTTTTGAGATCGCTGGTGGATAATATTACTTCCAAGATTTTAAGTTTGAGGGTAAAAGTAAGGGAAAATCGTGAATCGTGAATCGTCAATCGTGAGTCCGGCTTGCACACCTGCGCCGTGGTTTGGTGTTTTTCACCAACCACAGGAGGGCGAAGAGAAAGTATGATTCAGAAATCTTTATAAAAGGAGAGAGGAGGGAGGAGAAAGGAGTTTAAATTTCTGGCGAAATTTTATTGGACGCGTGAATCGTGAGTCGTGAACCGTGAATCGTGAGTCCGGCTTGCCTTGCCCGCCGTGGTTGTGTGTTCACAAAAGGGGATTGATCCACTTTTTGTTTGTAATACCACGGACTAAAGTCCGTTCTAAACCATATAAAATATCCTCAATCCTTAATTATCTCAACTTGATCTAAATTTTTTTATCCTTTCTAATCCGCCAAATCTGTGTCATCCGCGTTTCTTTTTTCCTTAAATTTGACATTGAAAATAGACCAAGAAACCAAAACTCTGTGCTGGAACCATTTTATCAAAATGTTTTAATTGAAGCCGGCTGCGATGAAGCGGGGCGCGGATGCCTTGCGGGACCTGTGGTTGCGGCTGCTGTTATTTTGCCAAAAGATTTTTTTCATCCTTTGTTAAATGATTCAAAGCAGTTGTCGGAGGCGAACAGAAATTTGCTGGAACCGATAATTAAAGAAAATGCAATTGAGTGGAAAATAGGAATTTGTGATAACCACGAAATAGATAAAATAAATATTTTAAAGGCATCATTTAAAGCTATGCATAAGGCATTAGATCAATTTTTAATAAGGCCGGAGCATTTAATTATTGATGGAAATCGATTTAATAAATATAAAAAAATTCCGCATACCTGCATTATTCAGGGTGATGGAAAATATATGTCGATAGCAGCGGCAAGTATTCTTGCAAAAACATATCGCGATAAATTAATGTCTGATCTGCACGATCAATTACCACACTATAACTGGAAACAAAACAAAGGATATCCCACCAAAGAACACCGAAGAGCAATTATGGATTTTGGGGATACGAATTATCATAGAAAAACTTTTCGTTTGTTGGCTGAGCCGGAGTTGTTTTGAAATATTTCAGATAAAAGGTATATTTGATAAATGAAAGCGCTACTACTTCTCCTGTTAGTATTCACTTCTTTTGGCATGTTTGGTCAAATGAAGATCTCCTATGGTCCGGAGTTAGGCGTAAACATGTCGGGCATTCCAATAGTAAAGGAACATACAGCTGATGGAGTTTATGTTACAGAAACCAAAAACCTCCCGGTAATTTCTCCCGTTATTGGATTTTATGGCGAGATCCAATTTGGAAAACATTTTTTAATTAGCTCTGATCTCAGCTACAAAAAAGTTGGATATACTGATAATATAGTAAGGTACAGAGATTATACTCCTGAGATTACAAATGAAACATATGTAGAACAAAAATTTGATGTTGTATCTGTTCCTATAATGTTAGGTTACAATTTTTATCTTGGTTCCACACAATTTCAAATTAAGGCCGGATATAAATTTAATTATTTCTTTAATGGAATTAATATTAAAAAAGATAATTATGATGAAATGATCTTGACTAAAACGGATCCTTTTAGCTCGAAAGATTATTTTGCACCGGCATTACATCTAAATAATCAGGGTTCTTTATCATTAGGCATGAATATTAAAGAGAAATGGAATTTAAGTTTATTCAGCTCACTTGGATTTGATATTCAATATTATAAATTTAATTATTATAACTGGTGTATTGTTTACTCAGACAATTATAATAATTTCGACCTTGGATTGAATTTAAAATATAATCTGGGAAAATAGCACCAGAACAATCTATTGCCTCACTTCCATAATTTCCGTATAAAAAGACCTTAATTGTAATGCCCGCTATCTCACAATTTCCATCGTGTGATAATTGGCAGAAACGCGATACATAGAACCTTCCAGATTTTCAGAATACAATCCTATAAAAGATATATCAGCATCGCGCATTGTTATCCAGGCTTTTTGTGCAGTTTTTAGTTTTTCCTTTTCTTCTTCCGTTAAAACGGTCATCAATAATTTATAATATTTATTGAGTTCAACATCCCATGCAGCGTACGCAGTATCGATGCACTGTATCATACCATATGTTGTTTGATTTTCGCCGGTGGCGAGACAATCGGTAAGATTAATATCGATTGTTGTGGTGTCGGAATAGAATTGTGCTTTTGAAGTTTTATAAGTAATTAAAATAGCGGTACAAATTAGAAGTAAGTTTTTTATTTTCATGATAATAATTTTATTCTATCACCGCATCCACCTCGATCTCAATCAAATATTCCGGCGCAATTAATTTAGAAACTTCCACCATTGTAGTGCAAGGTCTTATTGTACCAAATACCTCCCCATGTGCCTTTCCATATTCCTCCCAGCGCGAAATATCCGTAACAAATAATCGTGTTCTTACAACATCATTTAATGAAGCTCCACATTGTTGTAAAACCTGTTCTATTTTCTGTAAAATAAATTGTGTTTGCAAATAAGCAGAATCACCACCAACCAAATTATTATCAGCATCAACAGCAACAGTGCCGGTAACAAATACCTGATTATTCACTTTTACAGCCCGGGAATATCCAACGATATCTTCCCATTTTGCTCCGGAGGAAACTTTTAAACGCATGCGTTGATGTACTAATTAAAAATGATGTACCAATGTACCGATGAACAGCCAGCGTTAACGTTATAAGTGTGCTTATAATTATAATGCTGAGCAGTAATTTATAATGTACCAATTAAATAAATGTACCGATGTACCAATTAACAGCCAGCGTTAACGTCATATTTGTGCTTATAATTTTGACACTGAGTATTAATATCCAATGGTACAAATTTAATGAAATAATTTAGGAAGTCATTAAGCTTCCACCTCCGGCTGCGAACATTTGGTAATTTGTTAGTCTGGTAATTTGGTAATTTATAGTCGGTAGGAAGTCAATCCTTATCATGTTACATTAATGCCGGCTGTTCCATTGGTACATTCTCACATTGGTACATTATTTTCTCATTTTTTCCCAAATCTCCACCATATTCTTCCCCGCAACTAATTCTTTCATTTTTTTTCTCGCTTCATCTGCCGGGGAACCGAAATAGGTTTTTCCTTTTTCGAGTTGCATGCCTACACCGCTTTGAGCGAGGACAGTAACGTTGTCTTCGATAATAAGATCTTTGCTGATGCCAACTTGTCCCCAGAGAATTACGTTGTTACCAATGGTCGTTTTTCCTCCTATCATTACACCTCCCGCAAACAAACACATTTTTCCTACAACAACTCCGTGACCAATATGTATATGATTATCCATTTTAGTTCCTTCCCCAATTATGGTATCACCACTTACGCCGCGATCAATGGTTACACAAGCACCAATTTCCACATCGTTGTGCAAAATAGTTCTTCCGCAACTTATCATTTTATCGAAATGTGTTTTCCTGTTCTTAAAATAAAATGCATCGGCACCTATCACCGTATTTGCGTGAATAATTACATTATCTCCAATAATGGTATTATCATAAATAACAACATTGG
This window contains:
- a CDS encoding DUF1311 domain-containing protein translates to MKIKNLLLICTAILITYKTSKAQFYSDTTTIDINLTDCLATGENQTTYGMIQCIDTAYAAWDVELNKYYKLLMTVLTEEEKEKLKTAQKAWITMRDADISFIGLYSENLEGSMYRVSANYHTMEIVR
- a CDS encoding outer membrane beta-barrel protein; its protein translation is MKALLLLLLVFTSFGMFGQMKISYGPELGVNMSGIPIVKEHTADGVYVTETKNLPVISPVIGFYGEIQFGKHFLISSDLSYKKVGYTDNIVRYRDYTPEITNETYVEQKFDVVSVPIMLGYNFYLGSTQFQIKAGYKFNYFFNGINIKKDNYDEMILTKTDPFSSKDYFAPALHLNNQGSLSLGMNIKEKWNLSLFSSLGFDIQYYKFNYYNWCIVYSDNYNNFDLGLNLKYNLGK
- a CDS encoding ABC transporter permease, which encodes MLRLLQIELSKLLPYRTFKILFIIYLLLMVLVLLAGKNLGGSENEGLTSDKVLGFPNIWNYYTLYACYFNIILAILVIFVTGNEYTYRTLRQNVIDGLQRKETVVGKILLVVLLSVISTLILFLSGLVAGTIYSTPETRSDMFGHSGFVIAYFVQSLGLMSMGFLFGTLFKRTGLAVIIFLLFLFPIDVILREAIFPDGFGDYMPVATYFLKLVPFPIDHVMSGGMDAPAAAPTALALGVGFGYAVIFCLCTWLIIKKRDL
- a CDS encoding ribonuclease HII — translated: MLEPFYQNVLIEAGCDEAGRGCLAGPVVAAAVILPKDFFHPLLNDSKQLSEANRNLLEPIIKENAIEWKIGICDNHEIDKINILKASFKAMHKALDQFLIRPEHLIIDGNRFNKYKKIPHTCIIQGDGKYMSIAAASILAKTYRDKLMSDLHDQLPHYNWKQNKGYPTKEHRRAIMDFGDTNYHRKTFRLLAEPELF
- a CDS encoding ABC transporter ATP-binding protein, which gives rise to MEVILSTSDLKKHYGPIKAVNGLNLRVEKGAVYGILGPNGSGKTTTLGMLLGIIHPSSGNFSWFDNGNKDENRHRIGALLEQPNFYPYLSGEQNLRVVARIKGVDESEIEGVLSSVNLLDRKKSAAKTYSLGMRQRLALASALLGNPDVLVLDEPTNGLDPQGIAEVRDFITKQSAGGRTIIIASHILDEVEKVCTHVSVIKKGNLLAEGSVAQLIKGEDQLEISAENMELLISSLNNYRGINKLNRENNIVVLNVASDFSPAALNKYLHDNNIAVSHLNARKKRLEEQFLELTAE
- a CDS encoding UDP-3-O-(3-hydroxymyristoyl)glucosamine N-acyltransferase → MQLKDPISLQDCAAFLNCRFAGNGSDIITGINEIHKVVNGDLTFVDFAKYYDKALKSAATFIIINKEVDVPEGKGLLFSDDPFRDYVKLVKHFSPFNPSLKNVAENAVVGEGTLLFPGVYIGNNCIIGKNCILHPNVVIYDNTIIGDNVIIHANTVIGADAFYFKNRKTHFDKMISCGRTILHNDVEIGACVTIDRGVSGDTIIGEGTKMDNHIHIGHGVVVGKMCLFAGGVMIGGKTTIGNNVILWGQVGISKDLIIEDNVTVLAQSGVGMQLEKGKTYFGSPADEARKKMKELVAGKNMVEIWEKMRK
- a CDS encoding RidA family protein, whose product is MRLKVSSGAKWEDIVGYSRAVKVNNQVFVTGTVAVDADNNLVGGDSAYLQTQFILQKIEQVLQQCGASLNDVVRTRLFVTDISRWEEYGKAHGEVFGTIRPCTTMVEVSKLIAPEYLIEIEVDAVIE